The following coding sequences lie in one Candidatus Liberimonas magnetica genomic window:
- a CDS encoding lipocalin family protein, translating into MKTYILIVALFVFPAIVTGAQKLPDIKTVDYVDINRYMGTWYEVARITH; encoded by the coding sequence ATGAAAACATATATTCTGATAGTCGCTTTGTTTGTCTTCCCGGCAATTGTGACTGGTGCGCAGAAGTTACCGGACATTAAGACTGTTGATTATGTGGATATAAACCGCTATATGGGCACATGGTACGAGGTCGCCAGGATAACCCACT